GCCCTTGCCTACAGGTTGTCTTCCCGCTGGTTAGGTGACAGGGTTTCTCTCAACCCATCGGCTCAGCAGACATGCCGGACGAACATTTAAAGGGCACGCGATAGCGTGCCCTGTTGTCAGCTTCTTGTTCTTACCGGCATTACTAATACTTCTACTTCGGTATTGCCTGCCTCAAACAACACTGCCTGGATGTTTTCCGCAGGCCAGTAGACCTTAATGCTCTGGCATCCATCAAGTAAGGACAATGCTTTTAACAACCTGTCCTTGTCAAAAGCTATAGTTAAGTCGGCAAATGTGAGTTCGATATGCCCCCATCCTAATGACGCTTTGTTGAATATTTCATCGTACTTGACCACAAACTTTGTATTACTTTTGCCAATATTTAAAAATTCATGGCATTTTGGGATTATGTTATCAGGATAATGTTTTGCCAGTTTGACGGTTCCAGGACCTGTTTCCAGCACATACTTATCAATCAGTTGTGCCGGTACGTGTTGACGAACCCTAACTAATGTCACCCCGTCAGTGGCAATCAACTCATCCTGGCCGCAATACACTGCAGGAAACCTAAAATGTTTCCGGTCAGTAAACTGCGTCAGCCTGGCAATTGTATCTGCAAGTTCTGCCGGCACATCTGTTTCCATAGTTCCAACAACACATGCTTCCAACTGTGCTTTTTGCAATTCTTCCTCTCTTTGTGCCAGTTCCTCGTCAGGCTCGTAATAATCATCCAAGTCACGATCAAAATGCTCGCAATAAATACATTTTTCCGTTTCATAATTCCTGCACTTTTCACAATTAACCATTTTTTCATTTCCCCTTTCTCTTATCGAATTTTTTCACCATAAGCGGCACCTTAATTGGTGCCGCTTATGGTTCTAACTCCAGAGACTCTAGTGGGCACCATGCTGGAATTGTTTCCTTATCTACGTCTTTTAAACGGCTTATGGCACACCCTAAAGATGGATTTAACGGATTTGGGACAATAGTCATGTATGGACACTCCTGGCATTTTGTAATCCTTATAACCTTTATCATCATATGTACCCCCTCTTTTACATTAAAATTTATCAACAATTTTGCCTGCCTTACGGCAGGTCTTGCAGATACCCTGATGGATTCTGTAACCATCGTTCCAATCCACTGCAACCATATCTGCTTCTGAATAATATTTCCAGCACTGTTTGCACTGGAATTGCTTAACGCCAACCACCTTATCACGGGTTACGGAAAAATCCAGTTTTCCGTTAACCCGGGCGCACCACCGGATGCGGTCGTCCAGACCGCCGTTGCAGTCCTTCAGCACCTGCCAGAAGTATGCGCCTTCCGGCACATAATACCCCTGGACATGTTCAGTAAAACAATCCACCACAACGCCAGGGTCGCCGGCGGTATGCCTGATGACGAAGTTGGCGTTACATTCTTCGCACCAGACGCCACCGCCGGGTTCCAGCTTGACAAACCGGCTCTGCCCGCACACCGGGCAGAACATTTCGTCATCCCCGAATATATCTTCCAGCGTCCAGTGCCGGTAAATGTAGTCGGTTGTTAGCATTTGTTATTCCCCCTTTTTTGGGCGGCAGTTGAATACTGTTCTAACAGTTTTTTTCCGAAAAACTGTCAATCAGTCCAATATATCCTGCTTCACTTTCTATCTGCTCACCGTACTGTATTTCAAACTCCTCCGCCCACTGCTGTACAGTGATTGGAAATTCCTTGGCATCTGGAATCCGTATCCTGCCTTGTGCCGCCATATATCCTGCGTTCAGGGCTATATTGACGGCGTTTTCAAAGATCAGTCCGGAGTGTCCGGAGTCCGTTCTTTTATCCATTTATATCACCCCTTCCCATTCCCTGCCAACATACTCCAGCAACCCATTGGCCCGGAAATCGTCCCCGAAGAACCCCCAGCAGCTATCTTCTTCAACCAGGAAAAGCTCCAGTTCCCGGTCGCTGAGGTTTTCGCGTTCCAGGCCGGCAGCCTTCAGGTAGGCTTCGAGTTTGGCTTCATCTATATGATACAATTTGTAGCCGTATACCTCGCCGCGGAGGTAGATGTCGTATTCTTCTACCTCAGCTTCCAAAACACCAATGGCCCACCTTTTGACCGTCGGGGTGATATGTTTTACCCCATACACGCCGCAGACATCATCTTTGGAAACATATATCCAGCCTACCTGGCCGCTGTCCCAGGGGCAGGAGAATGGACTGGTGCTGATAGTAATACCCGAGTGATCTAACAGGTACAGCGGCAGGATAATGAACTTTTTGCGGATTATGTCGATGATTTCATCGTCAACTGCTTTTTTATATGCGCCATAACTCCGATATAACTCCCTGTTGATACTGTCGGAGATTTTTTTAACAAAACGCTCTGCCTTGTCGGTGTCCCCGACTGTCTGCTCCAACAGGTCGAACAGAAAGTCGTCGGGTTCCCTGTAGTTATGCGGGTCGCCCAGGTTGTACCGGCGGTGGAAACACACCATTGTTCCTAGATTATCCCAATCTCGCGGATTCTCCGGGTTGTCGTCGTAAACAATTCGCAGTATTTTGTGGCCTTTTTTATACTCCTTGACTAAATTTTCCATTTTTACTCCCCCTTATTTTCTGTTTTGGGAACAGAAAGCCGGGCAAGCATTATCGCTTTTACCCGGCTTTTTGGTTACCTCCTTGAATCTTCCGGCGGATACCCGTCCAGCACCCGCTCGGTGCATACCGGGCAGTATCCCTCGCGGGTTTCGCCGTATGTTCCCGACCAGCAGCAGGTCGGGCAAAATACTGGTGTGTTCATTTTTTACCCCCCTTTTTTTCTACAGCGCCGCCGCTTCTATTTTGGTCTCGGCAGCGCTGACACGCACCTGGCGCGGCGCAGCAGCTACGGGTTTCACATATGTCCTGGCAATGGCCCTGTCCCTGATCCGGCGCACGGCCTCGTCGGTCACGACATCGGCAATGCCAACCATGCGCCCGGACCGCGGTGTCTCGCCCAGGTCCAGCAGAACCTTGCGGTTGATGGTGGCGATGTCCCGCAGGACTCTGGCCAGGTCATCGGTGTCCCTTTTCGCGGGCTTGAGGTTCATAAAACTTTCTATCTCCTCTATGGCCCGCTCTATGTCCTGGTCGCCTAGGATGTTGAGGTTCTTGATTTTCTGGATATGATTGCGGATTTTTTGCGCCGACTTGCCTACGAGCTTGTCGTCGTTTTTCCGCAGGCTCTCCAGGACGTTCACCGCAAAGTCGTAGACCAGGCCGTGAAGCTGGGCCGCGATGCCGCTGCTGAAGCTGTCCAGCGTGCGGGAGAGGTTCTCCTGCTGCTGCTGGAGCACGGCCCGATACATGGCCATTTTTTCCTCCTCCTGCCGCTGCCTGAGGCGTTCCTGCTCCGTAAGTTCAGCTTCACGCAGTTCAAGTTCACGGCGCTGCAGTTCGCCGGTCTTTTCAACCAGCAGCCGGACCTGCTCGTCCGCTTCCAGCATGGCCGCCGTCGGGACCATTTCAAGCCGGACGGCGAAGTAGGACTTTTGCAGCCGCTCGAGGCTGGGGAAAGCCGGCTCTTTTCCGGCCACGAAGGCTTCGATAAAATCATCCGGGACCGGCGCGTCCTGCGGCAGGTTGTAAACCCGGCGGTACGCGGACCGGGCTAAGGAAACGCAATCATTATAGAAGTCCAACTTCATTTTTGTGTATGTGGTTTCGTCGGTGATCTCGCTGATTAGTTGCTTGAACTCCTCCTGCCGGTCAAGCAGGTAACCGTACACTTCGTTAAACAGCTTGTAGTGCACGTACCTGCCCCAGGGGCTTTTGTAGCTGTGTTCGTCCAAATAGTCTCTGGCCCGGCGTTCTACGGAAACAAGTTTTCTTGAAACATCCGCCGGCAGGACGGAGATGGTGCCGAATGACAGTACCCGTTTTTCCCATACTTCCTTTTCCTCCTCGGTCGGGTTGTCCAGCCCGAAATCCGAGGCGGAGGCCCGGACATGGCCGCGGCAGTAGCCGATGTCCAGGTCTATCAGCACTCCTTCCCGGCACAGTTCCAGGGTGAAAAAGTGACGCCTGGCCTGGATGCTGTCCGGGTCCACACCCAATTTTTTAGCCAGCTTTGCCTTGGTCTCGGCGGTCAGTTCGCCGAAACCCTGGTACTTTTGGCTGGCATCAGCAAGGATTTTGTCGATCTCTTTGTTAACGCTGTTCATGTTTTGCCCCCCTTTTTTGCTGCCGGAAACCTCCAGCAGCCGTTTTCTTGTGTCCAGTTGCAATTCTGAAAACCCGGCAGGTGGTCGTAGCATGTCGAGCAGGGCAGTATTTCCCTGCCGCAGGACGGGCACAGGGACTTTGCATCTGCAGGGATTTCCACTTCCCGCATACAGTGCGGGCATACTTCGTAGGTTGTTTCCATCAGCCGACAGCCCCCTTTCTTTTATTGGTGTTTACGCAGTTTATCAGGTCTGACAGCGGCAGGAACATTTTGGCGGGTAGCGGCAACAGATCAGAAGCATCGAGCAGTTCTGTCACGGTTACCCTCTCCCGCACAAGCCGGTCCCTGATGTACTGCTTTGTTTCCTCGCCTGAGTGCGTATAGACGTACAGCAGGCGGGTCAGTTTTGGTTTATCCATGTTTTTGTCCCTCCTTTGGTTTTGTTTGTAAAATTAAAAAGGACAGCGCTTTTAACACTGTCCCTTTTGTTTTCCCCTTGAGATTATTGAGTTTTTGGGCCCAAGCGGGCTAAAAATATAAAAAGGGGCACGCATCGGTTTTCTTAAAAAACGCAATACGTACCCCTTTGGTTGTGAATATAAAACTTTCCCATGGTCGGGTGAAAAAGAAAACTTCAAGACAAACAACAAAACTTATGTTACATTTATAGTTTACAGGTTTATGCCAGGTTTTGTCAAGATGTTTGGCAGGCGGCTGGCCGGCCAAACAAAAAAGAGGGGGTTATTTCCCCTCTTTTGTTCTTCTCTTGTACTCCTGCCAGTACCGGCGGTTGTACTCCGGGTTTTCCCGCCGCCACAAGCTGAGATATTGGTTCTTTTGTTCCCTGCAGCTCCTGCAGGCAGCGTAAAACCTTCCGTCGGGCTTTATGTCCAGTTGGCCGCCACATTCAGGGCAAATGCCTTGCGCAATGCGCTGTCTGCGCCATTCGCGCATGTATCTGGATCTGCTTTTTGTCAATGTTTTTCTGCTCCTTTCTTTATTTCTTTATTTCTTCGCTGATTTTTTCGCTGCGCCTTCTTTTTTCACCGCACCTGCACTTCCCGCAGGCATCCCGGAGCCTCGGTACCAGCACGCAGCCCAACTGCTCGACATAGCCGAAATAGTCGTTTCCTGTCCGGCACATTATGCAGCCATCTTCGTCCTCGAAAATATGAACATTGATTCCGACAATGTATTCTTCGCCCGGCCTGTCAAATTGGGTTACGGCGTAATTTGCAACGGCGAATTCAGCCAACAGCATGTCCTTTTCCGATAGTCCCGCCATTTTGCACCATTTGGCGAAAATATCTTCACCTATGAATTCATTGATTCGCCTTGGCACACTCATTCTTGGATTCCCCCTTTTTTAAACAGTTTTTTCAATCCCCGCAGCAGCGCCCGGCAGTAATCCGCGTTGCAGGGGAATCTCCCGGCATGGGATGATATATAGCGCTGCAGGGCGTTATAGGTCACCCCTCTGTTTTTGCGGCGGAGTACCACGTTTTTTAAAGCCCGGCGCTGTTGTAACCGGAGTGTGTTCATCTTTTCGTCCCTCCTTATTAGCTTTCGACTGGGGTCAGGGGCATGGTATTGGCTAATCCATGCACACGTTCAAACTGAATCACCCATGTCCAAGGGTTTGTGTCCCATGAATTAGGATTCCAGCCATACATTTCATTCCACATATACTGGAACGCTGTTCGGTACAACCCGTCTGACCAGCAGTCACATTCCGAGTCTTTTTTAAAAGGCACAACCCCTTCCGCTTTTGCCCCTTCTTCCGTTATATCCTGCAGCCGTTCCACCCTAACATCAACAACCCGCAGGAACAGTCTGGCGGCTTCGCGGGGCATGTGGATTGCGGGTCGCCATTTTATATCTATTTCATCAAGATTTTCAGAATCTATCCTGCCGCATTCGTCCAGGTCTGCTTTGTAAACGAAAAGTTGTTTCCCATCAATATAGCCATTACCTGCCCATGTTTCCCTCACCCAAAGGATGTCGCCGGGTTGGTAAGGTGGTTTATAATACCCACTCATTGAATTTACGGAGTAGTATGTTACACCTTCTTCGGACAGCTCAAGATGTTCCTCAGGACTTGTAATAGGCTGTCTGTTTATTTTTACAACCCTTCTTGTCTGCGTTTTCCGTCCGTCCAGTATCGCCCGAACCATGTCAGTTTTAAAAATTATCGGCTTCATGTGCTTTTTCATGTGCTTTCCTCCCTTTCTTAATCCACTTTCTCATACCGTTCACACCTGCAATAATGTGTCATTTCATCGCAGGTATCTCCAGCTTCGCACGTTCCATATTTTGTACGTTCAGGACATTCAAGGGCGCTTTCTATCCCTATATGGAAATGTTCTTTGCACCATTCATCGGGTTTGCATGGTAGAAAATAATGCTTGCAAGTAGGGCATTTTTCATCACGCCACCACTCTTCAATATATTCATCGCAGTATCCTTCATCTGCATAGTCTGACTTCATGAATTCATTTATTACAATTTGACAAGCCTCACATTCCTTGCTATACCAAACGTTACCTTCGCAACCTTCGTTTCCAGCTTTGTCGTGGTATTTTTCGCCTGCCTTGATTATCCCGTGGCAAACATCGCATTTATGTTCTTTCCGTGCAGTTCGCACTATATCTCTGTAAAAGCCCATAATATTTTCCTCCTTGCTTTTAATTTCAAGGGGAAGGGGTTACCCCCTTCCCTTTTATTTTTGCTTTCGTCTTACTTCTTTCCACTCCAAGTAGGAGGGGTATCCTTCTGCCGGAACGTAATCTTCTTTGCATTCGCAAACATTTCCGAAAAACCTTATCCCACCATCGCTGTACTCTGCAAGAAACTGCCTCCCGCAGTTTTTGCATTTGCATTTTGCGATATAGGGATAGCATTTATCAGCAACCAGAATGATTTCCATGCTGAACCCTCCTTTGTTTGTAGGTTTATTCCAATACTTCATGTATAAGGTTATAATGTTTTCGCAAATACCAAGGCGGCTGGTGTTCCTCTAACAACTCAAAAATCTGTTTTAAAACCTGTTGTGTTTTTAAATATTTCTCTGCTAATTCTTCGAAAGCGTCATAATCTACAAGCCTAGCTTCTTCCGGTGCTTTATGCCATTTATCATATACTACTTTTTTCATCACTTCATCCTCCTTGTTTTTAATTTCAAAGGGAAGGGGCTACCCCTTCCCTTTTACAGACTTCTCTGCGTCCGCTGATAGGCCGCGGCATCCTTGATCTGTTTTGCGGCCTCGTTGCGGAACTTACGGCTCAGTCTGGCCTGGTACGCCGGCGGCAGGAGGTCCTTGTCATTGCACTCCAGCAACGCAATATTCGACATGAACTCTATGTCCTGCGTTGTGGGCACAATGCAGTCAAAGGCGTGGGTCAGAATTTCATCGTCCACTTCGCCTCTGCTGCGGTCCTCCATCAGTTCGACAGCCTTGTACACCACCGCGCTGATCTCCGCCTGGGTGTACCCGGCGCTTTTGGTGCCGATCTCTTTGTAGATGCTGTCGCTTACAGAGGTTTTGACGCCTTCTGTTTTAAACAGCGTCTTAAACACTTCTATACGTTCCTCGTCGCTGTCGGGCGGGAGGAACGCGATCTTTTTGTCCAGCCGGCCCGGGCGTTTTATGGCCGCGTCCAGCAGGTCGGGCCGGTTGGTGGCGGCCAGGATCACGATTTCGCCCCGGTGCGACGTGTCGCTGGCGAATTCCAGGAACATCTTAAACAGGTTGGAATCCACCCCAGTCGTGCCCTGGGACCGGCTGAACGCCTGGTCGATCTCGTCGATAAATAATATACAGGGCTTCATGGTCTTAACCCCTTCCAGGGCCTTGGCGAAGTTCCTTTCGGAATTCCCCACGTACTGGCCCAGAATCCGGGAGGGGTTCAGTTTGACGAAGTTGACGCCGGCTTCCCTTGCGGTTGCAAGGGCGAACATGGTCTTGCCGGTGCCCGCAGGCCCTGTCATCAGCACGCCCATGGGGCAGCGTTTTTTGTTGCCCGTTTTCATGGGGTTGATGACATTCTTTATAAACAGTTCCTTGGCCTTGGCGTGGCCGGCAACGGCCTCGTACCCGAACCGCGGTTCCGGGGTTTCGAGGACTTCACCGTATTCCGACACCAGGATGGAGTGCCGGCGCTCCCTGATCAGTTCTTCCGTCACCGGCTGCCTCTCCAGGTCGGCCCGGAGCTTGATGTCCTCCAGGTGGACCCGGCCCAGGCCCGCGGTCAGGTTGGCAAACTGCTGTTTTGTGACGCCGAGCTTTGTTCCCTTGACGTTCACGTCGTCACGGAACAGAAACTCGATGAATTCCAACCGATCCGCGTCATCGGGCGGCGGGACATGGATCGGGATTATGCCGGTGCTGGCCGCGCGGATGGACGGGTGCACGTCCGTCTCGCTGGCAGTCACCAGGAAAAAGAGGTTGCCCGTGAGGGCAATTTCGCGGTCCCGGCCCCAACGCTGGACGGTGATCAGGTTTACCCGGTCCTCCAGCGACATTGTGGAGATGTCGCTGGCCGGCGCGATGGTTTCCACGAAGTCCATGATCAGGACAAACCGCATGAGAGGTTCCCCGTCCTCGTCGGTTTCGCGGAATTTCAGTGCGCGTTCCAGCATGGGCAGCGCCTGGCGAGGGTCGCGCGGCAGGTCCATGCCCGCGCCAACACCCGGCAGGCCGTCCACCATGCGCAGGGCATCCAGGGCCGGGTTGCTTGCGACAGGCTCCAGCCCGAGGGCCTTTTTGAATTTGCGTTCCATGTCCGGCAGGGCAAAGGTGATGCCCTCGGCGCGGTTATAGAACGCTATTACGTCCCGGTTGGCCAGAAGCTGGCTCAACAGGGACCGCAGGGTCAGGTTTTCGTACACGTAGTCGAACACGTTTCCGTGTAACAAAAACCCGTGGGCCACGCCCGCCTGGAAGTATTTAATCCACTGCTCCACCCAGGCGGGATATTGCTCCTCGGCAGGATATTGAGTTTCGCTCATTTTTTGATTCCTCCTTTTGATTAGGTTGATTTTCTCCCCGCAGCAGGGTATAATATAATCAAACCTGCTCTAGGGGGCGGGTGGTTTTTTAAGTAGTGGTTAATGTTTTGTTTCGTTAGGGTTATATGCCTAACGATTCTTCTTTTTCTGGCAGGTGATGCCGAGTTCTACTACTTTCGTTATCAGGTTTCGTTATCAGGACGATTGCTGCGGTGATCAACTGTATCAGGTTCATCGGCATCACCCCCTTTCTTCACCACTCACACCCCCATGATGTGTGGCAAGAAAGGTTGCGTCAGGGCTATACCACCAAACCCAATACTATTCAGTTTTTTAGGGCACGCTTTTGCGTGCCCTGTTCTTATTCATGCCCATGCACGTGCTGGTGTGCGTGGGCATGTTCGCGGTCGTGGCGGTGCTGTTCGACTTCGCCTACCTCGTCGAACTCTATACCCTCCAGACCAAGGTTTTTAAGGAGCTTCTCAATACGCTCCTTACCCTGCTCAAAGGTCCCCTGTTCGGTGAAGATGCTCACCTTCCCGTCAGGGGTGATTACCACCCTTGCTTGCATTGTTTGGGTCCTCCTTTCTAATCTAAAGATTTACACTCTAAAGATTTACCCGCAGCACCAGGCTCCCGTTCGGCGCGTACTGCTGGGATTCCGGGCGATAGTGTTTGGCTACCGCCTGGGCTACTTTCTGCTGCAGCAGCACGCCGCCCAGTTGTTTGACGAACTGGGTCAGGTCCTGCAGCAGCGTTTCCGTCTCCGTTGCAGCCAGGCCCTGGGCATAGACCCTGCCGTTGCTGATCTGCACGGCCCGGTAGCCGCCCAGGTCAAACTCCAGCAGGTCCCTGCGCCGGGACATGGTTACGACATACCCTTTCTGTCGGAGGTACTGTAGCACCGCCTGGGCCGCCTTCTCGCTTTCCAGGACTTCTTTGGTGAGGTTCTCGCTCACCTTTGCGGTGAGCGTTGCCACTGCATCACATGGCATTTGTCATTCCCCCTTTTTTTATATTTTGTAAAATATACAGCCTGCCAGTAGTTCCCGGCAGGCAAAATAAAAAGGGGTATGCAGCACTTTATAAAGTGACATACATACCCCTTTGAGTCTTGTTTTAATAAAACCTGGTCCCCCGCGCTGTGCGGGAAACAAAAGAGAAAACTTCACAAAACGCAAAAAGACTTTGGTACAGGTATATTATACCAGATACCGAAGTCTTTTGTAAATTAGTTTTTTTGTGAATCCCCCTTTAACCATTTCTCTACGATTAATATGGGATCGGTATGTTTATTGATGTTCAAAGTAACAGCTTTATCAATTATATCGTCTGTTAGTATTGGACATTTTAATTTCATTTCATTCTTTGCTTTTATTATTTCTTCTTCATCGTTAAGAAATGTGGAGTGAACAATATGTATCAAACGTGAAACCAGAAAATTTCTTAATTCGTCTGGCGCATCCATTAACATTTGTGCCATCAAAACATCCCCTCCTGTTTAAGCGACACATACGTGTCGCCTCCTACAACAACATGAT
The sequence above is drawn from the Thermincola ferriacetica genome and encodes:
- a CDS encoding DUF7567 family protein → MLTTDYIYRHWTLEDIFGDDEMFCPVCGQSRFVKLEPGGGVWCEECNANFVIRHTAGDPGVVVDCFTEHVQGYYVPEGAYFWQVLKDCNGGLDDRIRWCARVNGKLDFSVTRDKVVGVKQFQCKQCWKYYSEADMVAVDWNDGYRIHQGICKTCRKAGKIVDKF
- a CDS encoding AAA family ATPase, whose product is MSETQYPAEEQYPAWVEQWIKYFQAGVAHGFLLHGNVFDYVYENLTLRSLLSQLLANRDVIAFYNRAEGITFALPDMERKFKKALGLEPVASNPALDALRMVDGLPGVGAGMDLPRDPRQALPMLERALKFRETDEDGEPLMRFVLIMDFVETIAPASDISTMSLEDRVNLITVQRWGRDREIALTGNLFFLVTASETDVHPSIRAASTGIIPIHVPPPDDADRLEFIEFLFRDDVNVKGTKLGVTKQQFANLTAGLGRVHLEDIKLRADLERQPVTEELIRERRHSILVSEYGEVLETPEPRFGYEAVAGHAKAKELFIKNVINPMKTGNKKRCPMGVLMTGPAGTGKTMFALATAREAGVNFVKLNPSRILGQYVGNSERNFAKALEGVKTMKPCILFIDEIDQAFSRSQGTTGVDSNLFKMFLEFASDTSHRGEIVILAATNRPDLLDAAIKRPGRLDKKIAFLPPDSDEERIEVFKTLFKTEGVKTSVSDSIYKEIGTKSAGYTQAEISAVVYKAVELMEDRSRGEVDDEILTHAFDCIVPTTQDIEFMSNIALLECNDKDLLPPAYQARLSRKFRNEAAKQIKDAAAYQRTQRSL